AAGGGGCGCACCCAGGACGAGCTCGACGAACTGCAGGCAGAAGCGCTGCGCAACCTCGTCGCAGTGTTCGTTGAAGACGAAAAGAACTCCGCCGAGGACATGTACAAGTTCCTCGTGAAAGCGGGTGGGGAGAAGTTCGCCGGAAAGATCGTGCGAGCGCTCGCGGAGGCTTTCTACGATCAAGCGCACTTCGAGCGCGGGATCGAGGCCTATCGTCTGTTGCTCAAACTCGAGCCAACCAGCCCGGATGCCTACAAGTATGGCCTCCAGATCGCAGCAGGCCATTCGACGATGCAGGACTGGAAGAACCTGCAGAAGGACTACCGCTGGCTGATTCGAACCTACACGCTGCCGCCCGCGCCGCCCAAGAAGGGTTCCAAGACGCCGCGTTTGCCCACCTATCCAGCGAGCCCGTGGACCAAGGTCCAGCGGCCGCTGACGCTCGCGGACTCCGAGCGCGCCATCGAGCGCCAGCTCTCGGACGACGGCGTGGGGCTTCACTCGAAGGCTCAGGCCGACAAGGCGAGCGGCAACGAGTGGGAAGCAACCTCGGAGCTCTACGCCATCTACCTGTCGCGCTTCGGTGACAAGCCCGCGGCCTACGAAGTCTATTTTAATCACGCGGAAATTAACTTCTATCACCTGAACAACGGCGCGGTCGCGGCTGAGAGCTACATGGCCGCCGTGCGCATGAACCCGAAGGGCAAGCTCTCCCGTGACGCGCTGTACAACGCTCTTGCGGCGCTGGAGCGTGCGCGCGCTGGCGAGTTCGAGGCAGCAAAGGCCAAGGGCAAGAAGCAAGAAGAGTCGCCCACCGACAAGAAGCTCACGGAGGCGATGGAGCTTTACGTCCAGACGTATCCGAAGGACCCCGACGTCCCCGAGCTGCTCTTCCGTCAGGGCAAGCTCTACTACGACTACGAAGTCTTCGATCCCGCGGTGCGCCTCTGGGGTCTATTGCTCGAGAAGTATCCGGACAGCAGCTACTCCGTGGGCGCCGGCGAGTTGATCCTCGACAGCTTCAACAAGAGCAAGGACTACGGAAACATCGAGACCTGGGCGCGGCGCCTGAAGAAGGCACCCGCCTTCCAGAAGCCGGAGCAGCAGGCGCGCCTCGATACCCTGATCGTGCAGTCCGTCTTCAAGCAGGGCGAGCAACTCTCGTCGCAGGGCAAGCACGCAGATGCTGCCAACGCCTACCTCCGCGCGGCGCGAGAGTTCCCGAAGGATCAGCGAGCCGCCCAAGCCGCGGTGAACGCGGAGATCGAAGGTAAACGCGCTGCGGATCTGGCCACGGTTGCTGCAGCCGCGACATTGCTCGCTGAGAATCACAAGGGCACGAAGGAAGCCGGAGACGGCTTGTGGATCGCGGCCAACACCTATCAGAGCGTTGGTCTGTTCTCGGAAGCTGCGGGCTACCACGAGCAGATCGTGGCGGGCTTCCCCAAGCACGAACACCACCAGGACGCGGCCTACAACGCGGTGCTCTTGCGCACTACTGTCGGTGATCACTCAAAGGCGATCGCTGACGGTGAAGCCTACAAGAAAGCATATCCGCGCGGAGAAGATGCGGACGAGGTCGCGTTCTTGATGGGTAAGGCCCACGAGAAGGCGGAGAAGTGGAAGGACGCGGAGCGGCTCTACGCTCGCTACGAGTTGGCTTCCAGGAACCCGAACACTCAAGTCGAGGCGCTCGTCCGGCTGGCGACCGTAAGGGTGAAGCTCAACGATGAGCGAGGTGCCAAGAATGCGCTCCGCAAAGCCGTCAAGGTAGGCAAGCAGAAGAAGAGCAGCTTGGACGCAGGCGGCAAGTACTTCGCCGCCAAGGCGCGCTACATGGAGGGCGAGCGGATCCTCGCGGAATACGACAAGATCTCCATCTCCGGTGACGTCAAGCAGCTCAAGAAGCGCCTCAAGCAGAAGAGCGAACTACTGAAGGACGCCGCCGAGACATTCCTCGACACCGCCGAGATGGGCGTCGCCGAGTGGACGACCGCTTCTCTCTACCAGATCGGCTACACCTACGAGAGCTTCGCCAAGGCGCTCACGGATTCTCCGCCACCGGACGCGCTCAGCCCCGGCGACAAAGAACTCTACAAACAGCAGATCGACGAGTTCATCGTCCCCATCGAGGAAAAGGCGATCGAGGCGTACGAGAGCGGTTGGAGCAAAGCCATCGAGCTCGGGATCTTCAACTCCTGGACGGCCAAGATGCGGGACGCCTTGGGGCGTTTGCTCTCCGAGGTCTACTCACCGATGCATGAAATCGGGCTCAAGCTGCGATCTCAGGGTACCGCGCCGCTGCCCGAACTGATCGACGGGCCACGCCGCGAGAAGGGGCGCAGCAAGAAGTACCTGATCCCAAGCAAGGTCAAGGACGTCAGCGAGACCGCCGCGCCCAAGGAAGCGGACAACCCGTACGACGACAAGCCTGACGAGAAGTCCGACGACGCCGGCAAGAAGGCGGACGAGAAGAAGGACAAGAAGGGGAAGGGCAGCAAATGAGGCGCCTGTTCCAAGCTTGCGCGCTAGCGTTAGCGCTCACGGGCGTGGCTTGCGGCGGAGGGAGCAAGGCCGAGGTCAAGAGCGCGCCTACGCTCAAACCGGCAGACCCGGTAGCGGTGAAGAAGATGATCACCGGAGTCGAGCGCGCGCGCGACGGCAAAACCAAAGAGGCAATCAGTCTCCTCGAGGAAGCGGTCGGCAAGGACCCCCAGCTCTGGGAGGCTCACTTCAACCTCGGCGTACTGCGTGCCCAAACCGGTGACCTCGAGAAGGCTGAAGCTTCCCTCGAGAAAGCGTCGACGCTGGCGCCAAACGCGGAAGACGTGGCGGTCGCCCTGGGTGAGGTGCGGCGCAGGCTCGGAGAACCGGAACGCGCGGCCACGGGCCTCGAGGAGTTCGTCAAGGCGCATCCCGATGCGCTGGCTGCACGCACGGCGCTGATCGCGGCAGCTCGCGACGCGGGCCAGATCGAGAAGGCAATCGACAACGCGCGTGAAGTGTTGGTGCGACGCCCTGGGGATCCCCTGGCGCGT
The sequence above is drawn from the Polyangiaceae bacterium genome and encodes:
- a CDS encoding tetratricopeptide repeat protein, whose translation is MRPTRWLVGGALVGLLSLSGVAAAQDSAPALKGESSSIKPVAERKLGKKKRPTVAKKKAEKEKKERSKQVSWQIPAKLRAALEKKIDQRITRNIREAKKLRKEALGLLRKFIKESPESAPSMPEALMRLGELEWEDARDQFLVDFNKWEEAPASKRGEPPSPNYALARSRFERVLKKHKTYSEYDFALYVDGFLATEEGKGEEALNRFNKILKWFPKSRFVPDAHMVRAESEFLKDAPNYENAYNEYEEVLKYKDSPLYDLALFKSAWCLWRLGQTDEAAKRFLAVFKATEEGGKGRTQDELDELQAEALRNLVAVFVEDEKNSAEDMYKFLVKAGGEKFAGKIVRALAEAFYDQAHFERGIEAYRLLLKLEPTSPDAYKYGLQIAAGHSTMQDWKNLQKDYRWLIRTYTLPPAPPKKGSKTPRLPTYPASPWTKVQRPLTLADSERAIERQLSDDGVGLHSKAQADKASGNEWEATSELYAIYLSRFGDKPAAYEVYFNHAEINFYHLNNGAVAAESYMAAVRMNPKGKLSRDALYNALAALERARAGEFEAAKAKGKKQEESPTDKKLTEAMELYVQTYPKDPDVPELLFRQGKLYYDYEVFDPAVRLWGLLLEKYPDSSYSVGAGELILDSFNKSKDYGNIETWARRLKKAPAFQKPEQQARLDTLIVQSVFKQGEQLSSQGKHADAANAYLRAAREFPKDQRAAQAAVNAEIEGKRAADLATVAAAATLLAENHKGTKEAGDGLWIAANTYQSVGLFSEAAGYHEQIVAGFPKHEHHQDAAYNAVLLRTTVGDHSKAIADGEAYKKAYPRGEDADEVAFLMGKAHEKAEKWKDAERLYARYELASRNPNTQVEALVRLATVRVKLNDERGAKNALRKAVKVGKQKKSSLDAGGKYFAAKARYMEGERILAEYDKISISGDVKQLKKRLKQKSELLKDAAETFLDTAEMGVAEWTTASLYQIGYTYESFAKALTDSPPPDALSPGDKELYKQQIDEFIVPIEEKAIEAYESGWSKAIELGIFNSWTAKMRDALGRLLSEVYSPMHEIGLKLRSQGTAPLPELIDGPRREKGRSKKYLIPSKVKDVSETAAPKEADNPYDDKPDEKSDDAGKKADEKKDKKGKGSK